In Synechococcus sp. A18-25c, a single window of DNA contains:
- the grrA gene encoding GrrA/OscA1 family cyclophane-containing rSAM-modified RiPP — protein sequence MNKTSLLSLAAVLATSAALCESAQAAVHSAPDLGNTLEQRIERMSPEAWAVLEQHGIAGDEVIARAWGNGNGRAWGNGGRRFGNGGGFLNGGGFRNGGGGFANGYRGGFANW from the coding sequence ATGAACAAGACCAGTCTTCTCAGCCTCGCCGCCGTTCTGGCCACGAGTGCTGCCCTCTGCGAATCAGCGCAGGCCGCTGTGCACAGCGCGCCTGATCTTGGCAACACGCTCGAGCAGCGCATCGAGCGCATGAGCCCCGAGGCCTGGGCCGTTCTGGAGCAACACGGCATTGCCGGCGATGAAGTCATCGCCCGAGCCTGGGGCAATGGCAATGGTCGCGCCTGGGGTAACGGTGGACGTCGTTTCGGCAACGGCGGCGGCTTCCTCAATGGCGGCGGCTTCCGCAACGGCGGCGGCGGCTTTGCCAACGGATACCGCGGCGGATTTGCCAATTGGTGA
- the grrM gene encoding cyclophane-forming radical SAM/SPASM peptide maturase GrrM/OscB has product MNHSDYGPIGLLVIQSTSLCNLDCSYCYLPDRQRRNIFDLEQQLPLLLKRIYESPFWGPHLSILWHAGEPLTLPTHFYDRATSLIHQQTSELQNQGVVVEQHVQTNATLINDEWCDCFERNDIVVGVSVDGPEDIHNSHRRFRNGKGSHGMTMRGIRKLRERNIPIHAISVLTADALDQPERMYAFFRDEDILHVGFNVEEQEGVNLSSSMQGEEKEQRYRAFLAKFWSCNQRDGFPVKVREFEQVMGMIAGGQRLRQNEMNRPYSILSVDAKGNFSTFDPELLSVETERYGLFNLGNIRDLSLIEATKSDVFQTLLNDMNSGMERCKQECDYYGFCGGGTGSNKYWEHGSLDASETCACRFSSQIPVDVLLEKLETAAGA; this is encoded by the coding sequence GTGAACCATTCCGATTACGGCCCGATCGGGCTGCTGGTGATCCAGTCGACGTCGCTCTGCAATCTCGACTGCAGTTACTGCTACCTGCCGGATCGCCAGCGGAGGAACATCTTCGACCTTGAGCAGCAGCTCCCTCTGCTGCTCAAACGGATTTATGAGAGTCCGTTCTGGGGCCCACACCTATCAATCCTCTGGCATGCCGGCGAACCGTTAACCCTGCCCACGCACTTTTACGACCGCGCGACATCACTGATCCACCAACAAACGTCGGAGCTCCAAAATCAAGGCGTGGTCGTTGAACAACATGTTCAAACCAATGCCACATTGATCAATGACGAATGGTGTGACTGCTTCGAACGTAACGACATTGTTGTTGGCGTCAGTGTGGACGGTCCGGAGGACATTCACAACAGCCATCGTCGCTTCCGCAACGGCAAAGGTTCCCATGGCATGACCATGCGTGGCATTCGCAAGTTGCGCGAACGGAACATTCCGATTCATGCCATCTCCGTTTTAACGGCAGACGCTTTGGATCAACCGGAGCGGATGTATGCCTTCTTCCGGGACGAGGACATCCTGCATGTCGGTTTCAATGTGGAGGAGCAGGAAGGCGTCAACCTCAGTTCGTCCATGCAAGGCGAGGAGAAAGAGCAGCGTTATCGGGCCTTCCTCGCCAAATTCTGGTCTTGCAATCAAAGGGATGGATTCCCCGTCAAGGTGCGTGAATTTGAGCAGGTGATGGGGATGATCGCTGGGGGGCAGCGTCTGCGTCAGAACGAGATGAATCGGCCATATTCCATTCTGAGCGTGGATGCCAAAGGCAACTTCTCCACCTTTGATCCAGAACTTCTCTCCGTCGAAACAGAGCGATACGGTTTATTCAATTTGGGCAACATCCGCGATCTCTCACTGATCGAAGCCACGAAAAGTGACGTCTTTCAGACATTGCTCAACGATATGAATTCGGGGATGGAGCGATGCAAACAGGAGTGTGACTATTACGGCTTCTGCGGAGGGGGAACTGGCAGCAACAAATACTGGGAGCACGGCAGCTTGGATGCCAGCGAAACCTGTGCTTGTCGCTTTTCAAGCCAAATACCCGTTGATGTACTGCTAGAAAAGCTGGAAACCGCAGCTGGAGCCTGA
- the nusA gene encoding transcription termination factor NusA gives MALVLLPGLTNLIDDISEEKKLPPQVVEAALREALLKGYERYRRTLYLGIGEDPFDEEYFSNFDVALDLDEEGYRVLASKIIVDEVESEDHQIALAEVMQVAEDAQAGDTVVLDVTPEKEDFGRMAAATTKQVLAQKLRDQQRRMIQEEFADLEDPVLTARVIRFERQSVIMAVSSGLGRPEVEAELPRRDQLPNDNYRANATFKVFLKEVSEVPRRGPQLFVSRANAGLVVYLFENEVPEIQEGSVRIVAVAREANPPSRSVGPRTKVAVDSIEREVDPVGACIGARGSRIQQVVNELRGEKIDVIRWSQDPAQYIANSLSPARVDVVRLVDPVGQHAHVLVPPDQLSLAIGREGQNVRLAARLTGWKIDIKNASEYDQASEDAVVSELIAQREQEEALQREAEERLAAEQAARAEEDARLRELYPLPEDEEDYGAEELAAAAESETYEELAQMETAAEADLGTEADSATADEASAEEMTAEEATEEGAR, from the coding sequence ATGGCACTCGTTCTTCTTCCTGGCCTCACCAACCTGATCGATGACATCAGCGAGGAGAAAAAACTCCCGCCTCAGGTGGTAGAAGCCGCTCTAAGGGAAGCCCTACTTAAGGGATATGAGCGCTACCGCCGCACCCTTTACCTGGGAATCGGTGAAGACCCGTTTGATGAGGAGTATTTCAGCAACTTCGATGTTGCCCTCGACCTGGACGAGGAGGGCTATCGGGTGCTGGCCAGCAAAATCATTGTTGATGAGGTGGAAAGCGAGGACCACCAAATTGCGCTGGCTGAGGTGATGCAGGTGGCGGAGGACGCACAGGCCGGCGACACGGTTGTTCTCGACGTCACGCCGGAAAAAGAGGATTTTGGTCGGATGGCAGCCGCCACCACCAAACAGGTGCTGGCCCAGAAGCTGCGGGATCAGCAGCGGCGCATGATCCAGGAAGAATTCGCAGATCTGGAAGATCCCGTTCTGACGGCGAGGGTGATCCGCTTCGAACGCCAATCCGTGATCATGGCGGTGAGTTCTGGACTCGGGCGCCCAGAAGTGGAAGCCGAGCTGCCGCGTCGTGACCAGCTCCCCAACGACAACTATCGCGCCAACGCGACATTCAAAGTCTTCCTCAAAGAGGTCAGCGAGGTTCCACGGCGTGGCCCCCAACTCTTTGTGAGCCGAGCCAATGCCGGTTTGGTGGTGTATCTCTTCGAAAACGAAGTTCCCGAAATTCAGGAGGGTTCGGTCCGCATCGTGGCGGTGGCTCGGGAAGCCAATCCCCCCTCTCGCTCCGTGGGTCCTCGCACCAAAGTCGCCGTGGACAGCATTGAACGCGAAGTCGACCCCGTGGGTGCCTGCATCGGTGCGCGTGGTTCGCGTATCCAGCAGGTTGTGAACGAACTGCGTGGAGAAAAAATTGACGTCATCCGCTGGTCACAGGACCCAGCGCAGTACATCGCCAACTCCCTCAGCCCAGCACGGGTCGATGTGGTGAGACTTGTCGATCCCGTCGGTCAGCATGCTCACGTGCTGGTTCCACCGGATCAGTTGAGTTTGGCTATCGGTCGTGAAGGTCAAAATGTTCGTCTGGCAGCCCGTCTGACCGGCTGGAAGATCGACATCAAGAACGCCAGCGAATACGACCAGGCCTCGGAAGATGCGGTCGTCTCAGAATTGATTGCCCAGCGTGAACAGGAGGAAGCCCTCCAACGCGAAGCGGAGGAACGTCTGGCTGCTGAACAGGCCGCACGCGCTGAAGAGGATGCGCGTCTCCGTGAGTTGTATCCGCTTCCGGAAGATGAAGAGGACTATGGAGCCGAGGAGCTGGCCGCAGCTGCCGAATCCGAGACCTACGAAGAGCTGGCTCAGATGGAAACAGCCGCCGAGGCCGATCTGGGAACCGAAGCTGACAGCGCAACTGCTGATGAGGCCAGTGCTGAAGAGATGACTGCTGAGGAAGCAACCGAGGAAGGAGCCCGGTGA
- a CDS encoding YlxR family protein, protein MNDVRPVLRRCVACRELLDRSLLWRVIRDHQNGVLLDQGVGRSAYLCPKESCLEEAQRRKRLPKALRCQVPDSVLEELRERLISDTESDAEAR, encoded by the coding sequence GTGAACGACGTTCGCCCCGTCCTGCGTCGTTGTGTCGCCTGTCGCGAGCTGCTGGATCGCAGCCTGCTCTGGCGAGTCATCCGCGACCATCAGAACGGGGTTCTCCTGGATCAGGGCGTGGGGCGTTCGGCCTACCTCTGTCCAAAGGAGAGCTGTCTTGAGGAAGCACAGCGCCGCAAACGCCTGCCGAAAGCCCTGCGATGCCAGGTGCCTGACAGCGTGCTTGAGGAGCTGAGAGAGCGACTGATATCCGACACGGAATCAGACGCTGAGGCAAGATGA
- the grrP gene encoding extracellular substrate binding-like orphan protein GrrP codes for MRLIKTAATGLIALSSIALVTSQNAASSSTHTATSASVYDTGKLRAVVIGDALPMVEKNGDGYDGLSFVVLDAIRDQINVSPLRKDKDVSIEPVAVSSPTEGLDKIRSGDADIACGVDFSWQRQRTLTYTLPFAMGGVRVLAPAGNDGTPESLNGETVGVVKDTLASSVLASSVDNATFKFFDSPGDALAAMKDGSIEFLGGNTLWLRANQAATAPDAALVPTLPYARSSIACVVADTTPKLLNISNLAIGRLLSSYINDNTEVRSAINQWIGKGSSVGLSDDQIGSFFSIVLSTSAEFSKQS; via the coding sequence ATGCGCCTGATCAAGACGGCCGCAACGGGCCTGATCGCTTTGTCTTCGATTGCTCTGGTTACTTCCCAGAACGCAGCGTCGAGCTCAACCCATACAGCCACGTCCGCCAGCGTTTACGACACAGGCAAGCTGCGTGCTGTGGTGATCGGCGACGCGTTGCCGATGGTCGAAAAAAATGGCGACGGGTATGACGGATTGTCCTTCGTGGTGCTGGATGCGATTCGCGACCAGATCAACGTCTCGCCTCTGAGAAAGGACAAGGACGTCTCCATCGAGCCTGTGGCCGTGAGTTCCCCTACCGAAGGGCTCGATAAAATTCGTTCTGGCGACGCAGACATCGCCTGCGGTGTTGACTTCAGCTGGCAGCGCCAGCGCACTCTCACCTACACACTCCCGTTCGCGATGGGTGGCGTCAGGGTGCTTGCCCCAGCCGGTAATGACGGCACACCTGAGAGCCTCAACGGCGAAACTGTGGGCGTGGTGAAAGACACCCTCGCCTCATCGGTGCTGGCGTCATCGGTGGACAACGCCACCTTCAAGTTCTTCGACAGCCCAGGCGATGCCTTGGCCGCCATGAAAGACGGCAGCATCGAATTTCTGGGCGGAAACACCCTCTGGCTGAGAGCCAATCAGGCAGCAACCGCACCGGATGCAGCCCTGGTGCCGACCTTGCCTTACGCACGTTCGAGCATCGCCTGTGTGGTGGCCGACACCACGCCGAAGCTGCTCAACATCAGCAACCTGGCCATCGGTCGCCTGCTCTCCTCTTACATCAACGACAACACCGAAGTGCGCTCAGCCATCAACCAATGGATCGGTAAAGGCAGCAGCGTTGGTCTGAGCGACGACCAAATCGGCAGCTTCTTCTCGATCGTGCTCTCCACATCCGCTGAATTCTCCAAGCAATCCTGA
- the rimP gene encoding ribosome maturation factor RimP has product MPHPLLPDLTTLASATAERHGFEMVSVQVLTHLQPMTLQIQIRCSNGEDVSLDDCAGFSAPMGEAIEGSSLLTEAYVLEISSPGIGDRLQSDRDFQTFRSYPVDVVYTDGDGHEQRQSGTLLERTADHVQINMRGRVKRIPRDSVISVELTSPTG; this is encoded by the coding sequence TTGCCTCATCCTCTTCTGCCGGATCTAACGACCCTGGCATCGGCCACCGCCGAACGCCATGGTTTTGAGATGGTCAGCGTCCAGGTACTGACCCACCTTCAACCGATGACGCTGCAGATCCAAATCCGTTGCAGCAATGGTGAGGATGTTTCCCTGGACGACTGCGCTGGCTTCAGCGCCCCGATGGGCGAGGCCATCGAAGGATCCTCGCTGCTCACGGAGGCGTATGTTCTGGAAATCAGCAGTCCCGGCATCGGAGACCGTCTCCAGTCAGACAGAGACTTTCAAACCTTTCGGAGCTACCCCGTGGACGTTGTCTACACAGACGGCGACGGTCACGAGCAACGTCAGTCAGGGACATTGCTGGAGCGCACCGCAGATCACGTACAGATCAACATGCGCGGCCGGGTCAAACGCATCCCACGGGATTCAGTGATCAGCGTCGAACTCACCAGCCCCACCGGCTGA